A DNA window from Rhodococcus sp. Z13 contains the following coding sequences:
- the metG gene encoding methionine--tRNA ligase, which produces MTAPDSSRPAVGDPTRPPFYVTTAIAYPNGVPHIGHAYEYISTDAIARFKRLDGFDVRFLTGTDEHGLKMQQTAAKEGIPVTELASRNSDVFQAMDKALNISYDRFIRTTDADHIEASKAIWQRMVDAGDIYLDTYAGWYSVRDEAFYTDGETTLLEDGSRIATETGTPVEWTEESTYFFRLSAYQDRLLKLYEEHPDFIAPATRRNEIVSFVSGGLKDLSISRTTFDWGVPVPDHPDHVMYVWVDALTNYLTGAGFPDTGSESYRRYWPADLHIIGKDITRFHTVYWPAFLMSAGLELPKRVFVHGFLFNKGEKMSKSVGNVVDPLEMVERYGLDQLRFFLLREISYGQDGSYSHEGIVTRINADLANDLGNLAQRSLTMVAKNLEGTVPTPGEFTADDEALLAQADALLEKVRAEFDAQALHLGLEAIWHVLGETNRYFSAQQPWVLRKTDPDRMATVLYVTLEVVRIVGLLVQPVMPDAGAKILDLLGQAPEARQFDSVGTRLAPGTKLPAPSPVFPRYVDED; this is translated from the coding sequence ATGACTGCGCCTGATTCCTCCCGCCCGGCTGTCGGCGATCCCACCCGCCCGCCGTTCTACGTCACCACCGCGATCGCGTACCCGAACGGCGTCCCGCACATCGGGCACGCCTACGAGTACATCTCGACCGACGCGATCGCGCGGTTCAAGCGACTCGACGGCTTCGACGTGCGCTTCCTGACCGGTACCGACGAGCACGGTCTGAAGATGCAGCAGACCGCCGCGAAGGAAGGGATCCCGGTCACCGAGCTGGCGTCCCGCAACTCGGACGTGTTCCAGGCCATGGACAAGGCGCTGAACATCTCCTACGACCGGTTCATCCGGACGACGGACGCGGACCACATCGAGGCGAGCAAGGCGATTTGGCAGCGCATGGTGGATGCGGGCGACATCTACCTCGACACCTATGCGGGCTGGTACTCGGTCCGCGACGAGGCGTTCTACACCGACGGCGAGACCACGCTGCTCGAGGACGGCTCGCGCATCGCCACCGAGACCGGCACCCCGGTGGAGTGGACCGAGGAGTCGACCTACTTCTTCCGGCTGTCCGCCTACCAGGACAGGCTGCTGAAGCTCTACGAGGAGCATCCGGACTTCATCGCTCCGGCGACCCGCCGCAACGAGATCGTCAGCTTCGTCTCGGGCGGCCTGAAGGATCTGTCGATCTCCCGCACCACCTTCGACTGGGGTGTGCCCGTCCCGGATCACCCGGATCACGTCATGTACGTGTGGGTCGACGCGCTGACCAACTACCTGACCGGCGCCGGCTTCCCCGACACCGGGTCGGAGTCCTACCGCCGCTACTGGCCCGCCGACCTGCACATCATCGGCAAGGACATCACGCGCTTCCACACCGTCTACTGGCCGGCCTTCCTCATGTCGGCGGGTCTCGAGCTGCCCAAGCGCGTGTTCGTGCACGGCTTCCTGTTCAACAAGGGCGAGAAGATGTCGAAGTCGGTCGGCAACGTCGTCGACCCGCTCGAGATGGTGGAGCGCTACGGCCTCGACCAGCTGCGTTTCTTCCTGCTCCGGGAGATCTCCTACGGCCAGGACGGCAGCTACAGTCACGAGGGCATCGTCACCCGTATCAACGCCGATCTCGCCAACGACCTGGGCAACCTCGCACAGCGGTCGCTGACGATGGTCGCGAAGAATCTCGAGGGCACGGTGCCGACGCCGGGCGAGTTCACCGCCGACGACGAGGCCCTGCTCGCCCAGGCAGACGCGCTGCTCGAGAAGGTGCGCGCCGAGTTCGACGCGCAGGCGCTGCACCTCGGTCTCGAGGCGATCTGGCACGTACTGGGCGAGACCAACCGCTACTTCTCGGCGCAGCAGCCGTGGGTGCTCCGCAAGACCGACCCGGACCGTATGGCGACCGTCCTGTACGTGACGCTCGAGGTCGTGCGGATCGTGGGCCTGCTGGTCCAGCCGGTGATGCCGGATGCCGGTGCGAAGATCCTCGACCTGCTCGGCCAGGCGCCGGAGGCGCGGCAGTTCGACTCCGTCGGCACCCGCCTCGCACCGGGCACGAAGCTGCCGGCGCCCTCGCCGGTGTTCCCGCGCTACGTAGACGAGGACTGA
- a CDS encoding TatD family hydrolase, with translation MSAARPAPEAPQPLTPLVDAHTHLDACGATDPATTAAIVDRAAAVGVGRVVTVADDLEAARFAVRAAHWDDRIYAAVAIHPTRANVLDDATRAEIETLAADPRCVAVGETGLDLYWPGKLDGCAEPAEQEEGFRWHIDLAKRLGKPLMIHNREADAELLRVLHDEGAPETVIFHCFSSDADMARRCVDAGYLLSFSGTVSFKNAKALHEAAPLVPRELVLVETDAPFLTPHPFRGAPNESYCLPYTVRALAELRGEDPEELAAATTANAERVYGLS, from the coding sequence GTGAGCGCAGCCCGTCCCGCCCCCGAAGCCCCGCAGCCGTTGACCCCCCTCGTCGACGCCCACACGCACCTCGACGCGTGCGGCGCGACGGACCCCGCAACGACCGCCGCGATCGTCGACCGGGCGGCCGCCGTCGGCGTCGGCCGGGTGGTCACCGTCGCCGACGATCTCGAGGCGGCGCGGTTCGCCGTGCGGGCCGCGCACTGGGACGACCGCATCTACGCGGCCGTCGCTATCCACCCCACCCGCGCGAACGTCCTCGACGACGCCACCCGCGCCGAGATCGAGACGCTCGCCGCCGACCCGCGCTGCGTCGCGGTGGGGGAGACCGGCCTCGACCTGTACTGGCCCGGCAAGCTCGACGGTTGCGCCGAGCCGGCGGAACAGGAGGAGGGTTTCCGCTGGCACATCGACCTCGCCAAGCGACTCGGCAAGCCGCTGATGATCCACAACCGCGAGGCCGACGCCGAGCTGCTGCGGGTGCTGCACGACGAGGGTGCCCCGGAGACGGTGATCTTCCACTGCTTCTCCTCGGACGCCGACATGGCCCGCCGCTGCGTCGACGCCGGCTACCTGCTGAGCTTCTCCGGCACGGTGAGCTTCAAGAACGCCAAGGCCCTGCACGAGGCGGCGCCGCTGGTGCCGCGCGAGCTGGTGCTCGTGGAGACCGACGCGCCGTTCCTCACGCCGCACCCCTTCCGGGGCGCGCCGAACGAGTCGTACTGCCTGCCGTACACGGTGCGGGCGCTCGCCGAGCTGCGCGGGGAGGATCCCGAGGAACTGGCCGCCGCGACCACCGCGAACGCGGAACGGGTGTACGGACTTTCGTGA
- a CDS encoding maleylacetate reductase, which translates to MHSFVYTSHPVRVIFGPGTAARVADEVRRLGRSRVLLLGGEHVRPQAELVERTLGALQVARFDGAVIHTPVEVTERALRQVEEHGVDAVVAVGGGSTTGLAKALAVRTGIDQVILPTTYAGSEVTPVLGETEDGVKTTRSSPDILPETVIYDVEFTASMPIPMALTSAINAMAHAVESLYAEDANPIVDTLALEAISAIGRGLPALGADSVDPEGRSDLLLAAWLAGTCLASAGMGLHHKLCHVLGGSFDLPHAATHTVLLPHVMAFNEPSVPHVMKRIAEALGTDSAPAGVYDLVAAAGGPTTLEELGMAERDLDEAARLATEKAYPNPREVTQVGVRRLLGEAYAGIRPSPVG; encoded by the coding sequence ATGCACTCCTTCGTCTACACCTCCCATCCGGTACGTGTGATCTTCGGTCCCGGCACCGCCGCGCGAGTCGCAGACGAAGTGCGTCGTCTCGGACGGTCCCGGGTCCTGTTGCTCGGCGGGGAACACGTCCGTCCCCAGGCCGAGCTCGTCGAGCGCACGCTCGGCGCGCTGCAGGTCGCCCGTTTCGACGGCGCGGTGATCCACACCCCGGTGGAGGTCACCGAACGGGCGTTGCGGCAGGTCGAGGAGCACGGGGTCGACGCGGTCGTCGCCGTGGGCGGCGGCTCGACGACCGGGCTGGCGAAGGCGCTGGCCGTGCGCACGGGGATCGATCAGGTGATCCTGCCGACCACCTATGCCGGCTCCGAGGTGACCCCGGTGCTGGGGGAGACCGAGGACGGGGTGAAGACCACCCGGTCGTCGCCGGACATCCTGCCGGAGACGGTGATCTACGACGTCGAGTTCACCGCGAGCATGCCCATCCCGATGGCCCTCACCAGTGCGATCAACGCGATGGCGCACGCGGTCGAGTCGCTCTACGCCGAGGACGCCAATCCCATCGTCGACACCCTGGCGCTCGAGGCGATCTCCGCGATCGGCCGGGGCCTGCCCGCTCTGGGCGCGGACTCGGTGGATCCCGAGGGCCGGTCCGACCTGCTGCTCGCGGCGTGGCTGGCGGGGACCTGCCTGGCCTCGGCCGGAATGGGTCTGCACCACAAGCTCTGTCACGTGCTGGGCGGGTCCTTCGACCTGCCGCACGCCGCCACCCACACCGTGCTGCTGCCCCACGTCATGGCCTTCAACGAACCGTCGGTGCCGCACGTGATGAAGCGGATCGCCGAGGCGCTCGGTACCGACTCGGCCCCGGCCGGGGTCTACGACCTCGTCGCGGCCGCCGGGGGTCCCACCACGCTCGAGGAACTCGGCATGGCGGAGCGGGATCTCGACGAGGCGGCGCGGCTGGCCACCGAGAAGGCGTATCCGAATCCGAGGGAGGTGACACAGGTGGGGGTCCGCCGCCTGCTCGGCGAGGCCTACGCCGGAATCCGTCCGAGCCCCGTGGGATAG
- a CDS encoding DoxX family protein, giving the protein MKTSLVRDIGILIARLVLGVIFLAHGLQKLTVWGYDGTKAGFEGMGVPAPAISAFVATWVETLGGIALILGVLVPIFGVLLFLVMAGAFFIVHVDNGIYVSDGGFELVAALGAGALLLAAVGAGAFSVDRFLAPKVPFLQNA; this is encoded by the coding sequence GTGAAGACCTCTCTCGTTCGCGACATCGGCATCCTGATCGCACGACTCGTCCTCGGCGTCATCTTCCTGGCCCACGGCCTGCAGAAGCTCACGGTCTGGGGCTACGACGGCACCAAGGCCGGCTTCGAGGGCATGGGCGTGCCCGCCCCGGCGATCTCGGCCTTCGTCGCCACCTGGGTCGAGACGCTCGGCGGGATCGCCCTCATCCTGGGCGTGCTCGTGCCGATCTTCGGGGTCCTGCTGTTCCTGGTCATGGCCGGTGCCTTCTTCATCGTGCACGTGGACAACGGCATCTACGTCTCCGACGGCGGCTTCGAGCTCGTCGCCGCACTCGGTGCGGGCGCGCTGCTGCTCGCGGCGGTCGGTGCGGGTGCCTTCAGCGTCGACCGGTTCCTTGCACCCAAGGTGCCCTTCCTGCAGAACGCCTGA
- a CDS encoding sulfatase-like hydrolase/transferase: MTVQQAVPRRDNTWNLDRRTFLLGAGALLAAGLVGARPSSAQTRIPRRPNILIVITDQERQPMHWPADWARTNLPNRQRLADTGLTFTRSFCNAAMCSPSRSTLFTGLYPAQHGVVSTLTEGGTLSPTEPVLSPDTQNMAKMLRSAGYDVQYRGKWHMSKGADGGDPSPEDIARFGFDGWQPPEAGQDTSPENFGGGCADRDRKIAADAADYLRSRDPNDDNPFALVVSFANPHDILSYPKTWDQVDGDCNNYGAFVPEAFEQGIDLPPTYGEELLRNGKPTAQAQLQLLLAGALGPLVGPAEARRYVNLYAYMHKVVDQHIGTVLDALESVSGMREDTIVFRVSDHGEMGLSHGGLRQKAFNAYEETLNVPLVVSNPVMFPRPVSTDALASLIDVVPTLATLADVPDRSAWTFKGVDLTPVIESASAGGSSGQVQDVVLFTFDDENAAAPNGQTTVEQPNHIRAVRQDRWKYAMYFDPSGRELPQFELYDLHDDPLETRNRANPLDFANFDPVQVAAMHAVLMDVMARTGTMPSVPIPQFPPVPSGSASGSSGN, from the coding sequence ATGACCGTGCAGCAAGCCGTTCCGCGGCGTGACAACACCTGGAACCTCGACCGGCGGACCTTCCTCCTCGGCGCCGGTGCCCTCCTCGCGGCGGGGCTGGTCGGAGCCCGTCCCTCCTCGGCGCAGACACGGATCCCGCGGCGCCCCAACATCCTGATCGTCATCACCGACCAGGAACGGCAGCCGATGCACTGGCCCGCCGACTGGGCCCGCACCAACCTGCCCAACCGTCAGCGCCTGGCCGACACGGGACTCACGTTCACCCGGTCGTTCTGCAACGCCGCGATGTGTTCGCCCAGCCGCAGCACGCTCTTCACCGGTCTCTACCCGGCCCAGCACGGTGTGGTGAGCACCCTCACCGAGGGGGGCACGCTCTCGCCCACCGAACCGGTGCTCTCGCCGGACACCCAGAACATGGCGAAGATGCTGCGCTCCGCCGGGTACGACGTCCAGTACCGGGGCAAGTGGCACATGAGCAAGGGCGCCGACGGTGGCGACCCGTCGCCGGAGGACATCGCGCGCTTCGGATTCGACGGCTGGCAACCCCCCGAGGCCGGGCAGGACACCTCGCCGGAGAACTTCGGTGGCGGTTGCGCCGACCGCGACCGGAAGATCGCCGCCGACGCCGCCGACTACCTGCGCTCACGGGATCCGAACGACGACAACCCCTTCGCGCTCGTGGTGTCGTTCGCCAATCCCCACGACATCCTCTCGTATCCGAAGACCTGGGATCAGGTCGACGGCGACTGCAACAACTACGGCGCGTTCGTCCCCGAGGCGTTCGAGCAGGGGATCGACCTGCCGCCCACCTACGGCGAGGAACTGCTCCGCAACGGCAAACCCACCGCGCAGGCCCAGCTGCAGCTGCTGCTCGCCGGTGCGCTCGGGCCGCTCGTCGGGCCCGCGGAGGCCCGCCGGTACGTCAACCTCTACGCCTACATGCACAAGGTCGTCGACCAGCACATCGGCACCGTTCTCGATGCGCTGGAATCGGTTTCGGGCATGCGCGAGGACACGATCGTTTTCCGTGTCTCCGACCACGGCGAGATGGGACTGTCGCACGGCGGACTCCGGCAGAAGGCCTTCAACGCCTACGAGGAGACGCTGAACGTTCCTCTCGTGGTGAGCAATCCGGTGATGTTCCCCCGCCCGGTGAGCACCGACGCGCTCGCCTCGCTCATCGATGTCGTGCCCACCCTGGCGACCCTCGCCGACGTGCCCGACCGGTCCGCGTGGACGTTCAAGGGCGTCGACCTGACGCCGGTGATCGAAAGTGCCTCCGCCGGAGGGTCCTCCGGCCAGGTGCAGGACGTCGTCCTGTTCACCTTCGACGACGAGAACGCCGCGGCACCCAACGGGCAGACGACGGTCGAGCAGCCCAACCACATCCGCGCGGTCCGGCAGGACCGCTGGAAGTACGCGATGTACTTCGATCCCTCTGGCCGGGAACTGCCGCAGTTCGAACTCTACGACTTGCACGACGATCCGCTCGAGACACGAAACCGCGCCAACCCGCTCGACTTCGCGAACTTCGATCCCGTGCAGGTCGCCGCGATGCACGCCGTACTCATGGACGTGATGGCACGGACGGGAACCATGCCGTCGGTGCCGATTCCGCAGTTCCCACCGGTTCCGAGCGGATCCGCGAGCGGTTCGTCCGGGAACTGA
- a CDS encoding resuscitation-promoting factor — protein sequence MSPFTKINRAKSPVFYSVVAAMLVTVGAGGATAVVQHKDLVLDVDGEQRSFGTMSSNVGDILAAAGYTVDEHDLVAPAVDSSVSDGDTIVLRQAREVRLSVDGEERTVWTTALTVDEALDQFRLSDDVYVSASRSHRLPLEGADLEVVNPKNVRFVDNGAPAVDVRVAAPTVGEFLKAQNAALEQADSVTPALDAPLTDGVEIVVTRDRVESRTENQPIAPPENRVDDPSMFEGETVVENPGVPGERSVTFDVHTVNGVEVGRNETASKTLTEPQPAIVRVGTKAKPAVPASGRASTWDALAQCEATGNWAINTGNGFYGGLQFTQQTWAGFGGTQYAPRADLATREQQIAIAEKVQAAQGWGAWPACTSKLGLR from the coding sequence GTGTCACCTTTCACCAAGATCAATCGCGCCAAATCGCCGGTGTTCTACTCCGTCGTCGCCGCCATGCTCGTCACCGTCGGTGCGGGCGGTGCCACCGCGGTCGTGCAGCACAAGGATCTCGTGCTCGACGTCGACGGTGAACAGCGTTCCTTCGGCACCATGAGCTCCAATGTCGGGGACATCCTCGCCGCCGCGGGGTACACCGTCGACGAGCACGATCTCGTCGCCCCCGCCGTCGACTCCTCGGTCTCCGACGGCGACACCATCGTGCTGCGCCAAGCCCGCGAGGTGCGGCTCAGCGTGGACGGTGAGGAGCGCACGGTGTGGACCACCGCGCTGACCGTCGACGAGGCCCTCGACCAGTTCCGTCTCTCCGACGACGTCTACGTCTCGGCCTCGCGTTCGCACCGGCTGCCCCTCGAGGGCGCCGACCTCGAGGTCGTCAATCCCAAGAACGTGCGCTTCGTCGACAACGGCGCTCCCGCCGTCGACGTGCGGGTCGCCGCACCCACCGTCGGCGAGTTCCTGAAGGCGCAGAACGCCGCGCTCGAACAGGCCGACAGCGTCACCCCGGCCCTCGACGCCCCGCTCACCGACGGCGTCGAGATCGTCGTCACCCGCGACCGCGTCGAATCCCGCACCGAGAACCAGCCGATCGCCCCGCCGGAGAACCGCGTGGACGATCCGAGCATGTTCGAGGGCGAGACCGTCGTCGAGAACCCCGGTGTCCCCGGCGAGCGCTCCGTCACCTTCGACGTGCACACCGTCAACGGTGTCGAGGTCGGACGCAACGAGACCGCCTCGAAGACCCTCACCGAGCCGCAGCCGGCGATCGTGCGGGTGGGCACCAAGGCCAAGCCCGCCGTCCCCGCCTCGGGTCGCGCCTCCACCTGGGACGCCCTCGCGCAGTGCGAGGCCACCGGCAACTGGGCCATCAACACCGGCAACGGCTTCTACGGCGGTCTGCAGTTCACGCAGCAGACCTGGGCCGGTTTCGGGGGCACCCAGTACGCCCCGCGCGCCGACCTGGCGACCCGCGAGCAGCAGATCGCGATCGCGGAGAAGGTCCAGGCCGCCCAGGGTTGGGGTGCCTGGCCGGCGTGCACCAGCAAGCTCGGCCTGCGGTGA
- the rsmA gene encoding 16S rRNA (adenine(1518)-N(6)/adenine(1519)-N(6))-dimethyltransferase RsmA, with translation MPADEPDTTPASPRGRAALLGPAEVRALAEEFGVRPTKQLGQNFVHDANTVRRIVNVAGVGRDDVVLEVGPGLGSLTLALLDVVDRVVAVELDPVLAQRLPSTVHDRAPELADRLDVVHMDAMKVLPRDLPATPTALVANLPYNVAVPVLLHLFSEFPSLRTALVMVQSEVADRLAAEPGGKIYGVPSVKARFFGDVRRAGAVGRAVFWPVPQVESGLVRIDRYAEPPWPTDEATRARVFTVVDAAFAQRRKTLRAALAGWAGSPAEAERRLLAAGIEPSTRGEKLDAAAFVRLATTE, from the coding sequence GTGCCAGCAGACGAACCCGACACCACCCCGGCTTCTCCGCGCGGCCGCGCCGCGCTGCTCGGCCCCGCCGAGGTCCGCGCCCTCGCGGAGGAGTTCGGGGTGCGTCCCACCAAGCAGCTCGGACAGAACTTCGTGCACGACGCGAACACGGTGCGCCGCATCGTGAACGTCGCCGGCGTCGGCCGCGACGACGTGGTGCTCGAGGTCGGTCCCGGCCTCGGCTCGCTCACCCTCGCGTTGCTCGACGTCGTCGACCGCGTGGTCGCGGTGGAGCTCGATCCCGTTCTCGCGCAGCGTCTTCCGTCGACGGTGCACGACCGGGCGCCCGAGCTCGCCGACCGGCTCGACGTCGTGCACATGGACGCGATGAAGGTGCTCCCGCGCGACCTGCCCGCCACGCCGACCGCGCTCGTGGCGAACCTACCGTACAACGTCGCGGTGCCCGTCCTGTTGCACCTGTTCTCCGAATTCCCCAGCCTGCGAACGGCTCTCGTGATGGTCCAGTCGGAGGTCGCCGACCGGCTCGCTGCCGAACCGGGCGGGAAGATCTACGGCGTACCCAGCGTCAAGGCGCGCTTCTTCGGCGACGTCCGGCGCGCCGGTGCGGTGGGGCGCGCGGTGTTCTGGCCCGTGCCGCAGGTCGAATCCGGCCTGGTCCGCATCGACCGCTACGCCGAACCGCCCTGGCCCACCGACGAGGCGACACGCGCCCGCGTGTTCACCGTCGTCGACGCGGCCTTCGCGCAGCGCCGCAAGACGCTGCGCGCCGCGCTCGCCGGATGGGCCGGTTCGCCCGCCGAGGCCGAACGACGGCTGCTCGCGGCCGGTATCGAGCCGTCGACGCGCGGTGAGAAACTCGACGCCGCAGCGTTCGTACGCCTGGCCACCACGGAGTGA
- a CDS encoding cold-shock protein produces the protein MAEGIVKWFNGEKGFGFIAPSDGSADVFVHFSEIQGRGFRTLEENQRVSFEIGQGQKGPQATGVTVIG, from the coding sequence ATGGCTGAAGGTATCGTGAAGTGGTTCAACGGCGAAAAGGGCTTCGGCTTCATCGCTCCGTCCGACGGATCCGCTGACGTCTTCGTGCACTTCTCCGAGATCCAGGGCCGCGGCTTCCGCACCCTCGAGGAGAACCAGCGCGTGAGCTTCGAGATCGGCCAGGGCCAGAAGGGCCCGCAGGCCACCGGCGTCACCGTCATCGGCTGA
- a CDS encoding tyrosine-protein phosphatase: MSESVVPPPSPTALSVDILNFRDLGGYATRYGAVVRSGAVFRSTDLGRIRDEAVQALGQLGLGTVADLRTASEREALPDRVPPGVKELPLDVFADRGVGDLAAQLGSLAAHMQDLLTDASFAKRVLGDGRGAEYLRRSYHDLVTLPSAHTSYRTLMRTLIDDDRPLLFHCTTGKDRTGWAAAIVLFTLGADEDTVFEDYLRTNDMLLPALEPLFEPIVKQGVDRADLEAVLGVRREYLQTALDTMRDVYGSFDRYLSEVLLVTDAERESLRERLLD; the protein is encoded by the coding sequence ATGAGCGAAAGCGTCGTGCCCCCGCCCTCCCCCACGGCCCTGTCCGTGGACATCCTCAACTTCCGTGATCTCGGCGGTTACGCCACCCGCTACGGTGCCGTGGTGCGCAGCGGCGCGGTGTTCCGCTCGACGGATCTCGGCCGCATCCGCGACGAGGCCGTGCAGGCCCTGGGGCAGCTCGGACTCGGCACGGTGGCGGACCTGCGGACCGCGTCGGAGCGGGAGGCCCTGCCGGACCGGGTTCCGCCGGGGGTGAAGGAACTGCCCCTGGACGTGTTCGCGGACCGGGGCGTGGGTGATCTCGCCGCGCAGCTGGGCTCGCTCGCCGCGCACATGCAGGACCTGCTGACCGACGCCTCGTTCGCGAAGCGTGTGCTGGGTGACGGCCGCGGCGCCGAGTATCTGCGGCGCAGCTACCACGATCTGGTGACGTTGCCGAGCGCGCACACCTCCTACCGGACGTTGATGCGCACCCTGATCGACGACGATCGCCCCCTGCTGTTCCACTGCACCACCGGCAAGGACCGCACGGGCTGGGCCGCCGCGATCGTCCTGTTCACCCTCGGCGCGGACGAGGACACGGTGTTCGAGGACTACCTGCGCACCAACGACATGCTGCTGCCGGCGCTCGAGCCGCTGTTCGAGCCCATCGTGAAGCAGGGTGTCGACCGCGCCGACCTCGAGGCGGTGCTCGGTGTGCGGCGCGAGTACCTGCAGACCGCCCTGGACACGATGCGCGACGTGTACGGCTCGTTCGACCGCTATCTGTCCGAGGTCCTCCTCGTGACGGACGCGGAGCGGGAGTCCCTGCGGGAGCGTCTGCTCGACTGA
- a CDS encoding 4-(cytidine 5'-diphospho)-2-C-methyl-D-erythritol kinase produces MLSVVPTPVTVRVPSKVNLHLAVGDLRPDGYHDLHTVFQALSLYDEVSVVPAEQLAVHVRGTGADVVPTDSTNLAWRAAELMAERAARRPDVAITIDKGIPVAGGMAGGSADAAATLVALDALWGLGATRDDLAELAAELGSDVPFCLHGGTAIGTGRGEKLVPVLTRGTFHWVLALSKGGLSTPVVFRELDRLRAEGRPQRVGDADAVLSALGSGDAHELAPLLGNDLQAAALSLDPTLRRTLRAGIEAGALAGIVSGSGPTCAFLVEDQHAAVTVSAELAGAGVCRTVRVASGPVPGARVVTDTDPAHP; encoded by the coding sequence GTGCTTTCCGTCGTTCCGACCCCCGTGACCGTGCGGGTCCCGTCCAAGGTCAACCTGCATCTCGCGGTCGGTGACCTCCGTCCCGACGGCTACCACGACCTGCACACCGTCTTCCAGGCGCTGTCGCTGTACGACGAGGTGTCGGTGGTCCCGGCGGAACAGCTCGCCGTCCACGTCCGGGGTACGGGTGCCGACGTGGTGCCCACCGACTCGACGAACCTGGCCTGGCGGGCCGCCGAGCTGATGGCCGAACGCGCCGCCCGCAGGCCCGACGTGGCGATCACCATCGACAAGGGCATCCCCGTCGCTGGTGGCATGGCCGGTGGCAGCGCCGACGCCGCGGCGACCCTCGTCGCCCTCGACGCCCTGTGGGGCCTCGGCGCCACCCGCGACGACCTCGCCGAGCTCGCCGCCGAGCTGGGCAGCGACGTGCCCTTCTGTCTCCACGGCGGGACGGCCATCGGCACCGGTCGCGGCGAGAAGCTCGTGCCGGTGCTCACGCGCGGCACCTTCCACTGGGTGCTCGCCCTGTCGAAGGGTGGACTGTCCACGCCCGTCGTGTTCCGTGAACTCGACCGGCTCCGCGCCGAGGGCAGACCGCAGCGGGTCGGCGACGCCGACGCGGTGCTGTCCGCGCTGGGTTCCGGCGACGCCCACGAACTCGCGCCCCTGCTCGGCAACGACCTGCAGGCCGCCGCGCTGTCGCTCGACCCCACGCTGCGACGCACCCTCCGCGCCGGCATCGAGGCCGGGGCCCTCGCCGGGATCGTCTCCGGCTCCGGGCCCACCTGCGCGTTCCTCGTCGAGGACCAGCACGCCGCGGTCACGGTGAGCGCGGAACTGGCGGGAGCCGGGGTGTGCCGCACGGTGCGCGTCGCCTCCGGCCCGGTCCCGGGCGCCCGCGTCGTCACCGACACCGACCCCGCACATCCCTGA